From Pseudomonas fluorescens:
CACGGATTTGTCGGAAATACCAACCGCCGTCGGCGGTGTCGCCGTACAGGCAGGCGCCGACGAGGATGTCGTCCTTGATCACCAGCTTCTTGTAAACGCCGCCAATCGGATCGGAGAGGGTGATGGTCTCGGTGCCTTCGCCGCCCATGAAGTCGCCAGCGGAGAACAGGTCGATGCCGGTGACCTTCAGCTTGGTCGAAGTCACCGAGCCCTTGTAGGTGGCAAAGCCCAGTTGGGCCAGATGGTTGGCACACACCTTGGCCTGCTCGAACAGTGGCGCTACCAGGCCATAGGCAATCCCGCGATGGCTGGCGCATTCGCCGATCGCGTAGATGCGTGGGTCGTAGGTTTGCATCGTGTCGTTGACCAGAATCCCACGGTTGCAGGGGATGCCGGATTTTTCCGCGAGTTCGGTATTGGGCCGGATGCCGGCGGCCATCACCACCAGGTCGGCGGGGATGATGTCGCCATTCTTGAATTGCACCGAGCCGACCCGGCCATTGCCGGCGTCGTGCAGGGCCTGGGTCTGTTCGCACAGGCGAAATACCAGGCCACGGCTTTCCAATTCGGTTTGCAGCAGTTGGCCGCTGGTCTTGTCCAACTGGCGTTCCAGCAGCCATTCGCCGAGGTGCACCACGGTCACGTGCATGCCGCGCAGCATCAGGCCGTTGGCGGCTTCCAGGCCGAGCAGGCCGCCGCCGATCACCACGGCGTGCTTGTGGGTCTTGGCGGTCTCGATCATCGCCTGGGTGTCGGCGATGTCGCGGTAGCCGATCACACCCTGCAGGGTGTTGCCCGGAATGGGCAGGATAAACGGTGTGGAACCGGTGGCGATCAGCAGGCGATCGTACTCGGCCTCGGTCCCGTCTTCGGCAATGACCTTGCGTTTGACCCGGTCGATTTGCACCACTTTGCGGTTGAGCAGCAGCTTGACGTGGTTGTCCAGGTACCAGTCGAGGTCGTTGAGTACGATCTCTTCGAAGGTTTGCTCACCGGCCAGCACCGGCGACAGCAGGATGCGGTTGTAGTTGGTGTGGGGCTCGGCGCCGAACACGGTGATGTCGTACAGTTCGTTGCTAAGCTTGAGCAGTTCTTCCAGGGTGCGGACCCCGGCCATGCCGTTGCCGATCATCACTAATTTGAGTTTTTTCATATCGTTCTCCGCATGGGTTCGACCCATCACGCGCAAACAAAAAAAGGCGTCCCCGCTAGTTACCTAGCGAGGACGCCTTTGTCCTGGTCCCGTTCTCTCGGGAAGCTCGACCCTTCGACGTTGAAGGTGCGGCTATATGTTGGGTGTTGGGAAAGCTAATGCAGTGGTTGTGCCAAGTTGCATGACCCTCGCATTTATTGGCCCAATCGCTCTTCATTCCCTGTTTTTTCGCACCATTTGAACGCGCGCTGCCCACATCTGGCGCATGGCCAGGCTGTAGGCGCGAGCACGCTCGTTCCTACAGGTACAGCGTGTAGAGCAGCGCCAGGTTGATCAGCAGTGAGACCAGCGCCAGGGTCCGCCAGACCTTCAGGGGTTCGCGCTCCAGCAGCGGGCGTGGTCGCACGCTGAGTTCGTGGCGGTCGGCCTGTTCCAGCACCAGCAACCATTCTTCGGCGGTTTCGTAGCGCTGGGTGGGATCGGCGGCCACGGCCCGTTCCAGGCTGTGGGGCAGCCAGTCCGGCAAATCGGGACGATAGCGACTGGCGCTGACCGGCAAGTTGAACCTTGGCCGTTGGAAGGCTTCGATTTCGCCGTAGGGATAATGCCCGGTCAGCAGGTAATACAGGCTGACGCCAACACTGTACAAATCTTGTTGCGCCGTAGGACGTTCGCCATTAAATGCCTCGGGTGCAATAAAGCTCGGGGTACCGGGCAGCAGGTGGGCGCGGTCTTCGGACAGGCCCGGACAGTAGGCCAGGCCGAAATCCAGCACACGCAACTCGGCGTCGTCGCCCAGCAGCAGGTTTTCCGGCTTGATGTCGCGGTGCAGGATTTGTCGGCGGTGCAGCAGGCCCACCGCGCGCAACAAACGTTCGGCGATGGACTGCCATTGCGCCAAGGGTAATGGGCCTTGGTGCTGGAACAGTTCGGCGAGGGTTTGCCCTGGGTATTCACGCATCACGTAGTACAAATGCTGACGCCCGCTGGCGGGGTGGACTTCAGGAAACGCGCGCCCGGCCACTCGGCGTAGAAACCACTCCTCCGAGAGCAGGGCTTGGCCGGCGTCGCTGTCGTCGTCGCGGCTCAGGGGCAGGGTCTTGAGCAGCCAGGGTTGCTGCTGGGCATCGCGGACCCGGTACAGTAAGGACTGACGGCTCTGCGCCAGCACGCATTCCACCTGCCAGCCTTCAAAGTGTTGGCCAACCTTGAGCGGCGGCGGCAGTGGCCATTGCTGCAACTGCACCAGGGCGTCGCCGAGGGTGGCTGCGCCCCGTTGGTCGATGCGCACCAGCAGGGCGCTGGCATTGTCCTGGCTACCCGCCAGGTGTGCGGCGTTGACCAGGGTGGTTACCGCGAGGTCGAGGTCGGTCTGCTCGCGCAGGATCGCACGGATGCTGTGGTCGCCCAGGGTGGCCCATACGCCATCGCTGAGCAGCAGGAAACATTCGCCCTCACGCAGTTCGCCATCGAGGAAGTCCAGCACCAGGTGTTGATCCAGGCCGAGGGCGCGCTTGAGCACGTGCTGCATGCCCGGTTGTTCCCACACGTGGTCCGCGCTGATGCGCAGCAGTTCATCGTCCAGCCAGCGATATACCCGGCAATCGCCGACATGCGCCAGCGTAAAGCGCTGGCCGCGAAACACCAGGGCGCTGAGGGTGGTCAGCAGCGGCTGGCCGCCGCCATTGGCTTGCAGCCAGCGATTCTGTGCGAGCAATAAACGTTCGAGTGCCTGGGCCACGCCCCAGGTTTGCGGCGTGGCGTAGTAGTCCAGGGCCAGGGCCTGCAAGGTCGAGCGCGCGGCCAGGCCACCGTCGGCGCACTGGCTGACACCGTCGGCCAGCGCGCACAGGTAGCCCTTGCTCGCGGCCAGTTCCGCCACGGGGGTGACCACGCGCAGGGCATCCTGGTTTTCGGCGCGGGGGCCGATGGCGCTGGCCTGGGCGACGCTCAGTTGCAGGCTCATCAGACGCGTGCGGCGGTCACGGCGGCCGAACCCCAGGTGGTTCTCCAACGCCGCTTGACGCCGTGCAGGCCGAACCAGGCCAACACGCCCAGGCTGGCGAACAACCACAAGGCCAGTTGATAGCTGCCTGTGCTCTGCTTGATGGCGCCCATGCCCGCCGCCAGCGCGAAGCCGCCGATACCGCCGGCCATGCCGATCAGGCCGGTCATCACGCCAATTTCACGCCGGAAGCGCTGGGGCACCAGTTGGAACACTGCGCCATTGCCGGCGCCCAGGCCGAGCATGGTGCAGACGAACAAGGCCAGTGCCGCGTAGGAGCTGGGCAGGTTGAAACCCACTGCCGCGATGCAGATTGCCGCCACGCTGTACATGCCCAGCAGGGTGCGAATCCCGCCGAAACGGTCTGCCAGCGCGCCGCCCAGCGGGCGCATCAGGCTGCCGCCAAACACGCAGGCAGCGGTGTAGTAACCGGCGGTCACCGGGCTCAGGCCGTACTGGTCGTTGAAGTAGCCGGGCAGGGCGCTGGCCAGGCCGATAAAGCCACCGAAGGTCACGCTGTAGAAGAACATGAACCACCAACTGTCGCGGTCACCCAGGGCCTTGAAGTAGTCACTCATGGACTTGGCTTTCGGGCGTTCAGGCGCATTGCGCGCGAGCCAGGCGAAGACGATCAGGGTCAGGATCAACGGGATCAGGGCGAAGCCGAACACATTGCTCCAACCAAACGCGGCGGCCAGTACCGGTGCCAGCAGGGCTGCAAACACGGTACCGGAGTTGCCGGCTCCCGCGATGCCCATCGCTTTGCCCTGGTGTTCGGCCGGATACCACTGGGAGGCCAGGGGCAGGGCGACGGCAAAGGACGCACCGGCCATACCGAGGAACAGCCCCAGCAGCAACGCTTGTTCGTAGCTGTGGATTCCCACTTTCCAGGCGATGAACAACGCCGCGATCACAATCACCTGGCCGATCAGCCCGGCGGTCTTGGGCGACAGCTTGTCGGCCAGCATGCCCATCAGGAAGCGCAGCACCGCGCCCGCCAGGATCGGCGTCGCGACTACCAGGCCGCGCTGTTGGGTGGTCAGGTGCAGGTCGGCGGCAATCTGCACCGCCAGGGGGCCCAGCAGGTACCAGACCATGAAGCTCAGGTCGAAATACAGGAACGCGGCAAACAGGGTCGGGGTGTGCCCGGATTTCCAGAAGCTTGATTTCATCACGCACCTCAACGGTTGGGAGTCTTGTAAGAAGGCCTGGTGATGGAACAGCCGGCTAAGGCCGCCCCACCGGCCCCATGCACTGGGGCCAAAACGAAAAAACGCCGCCACCGGGTTCGCGAGGGCAAACCGGATGTGCGACGTCTTTGTCGTGGAGGGGCAACCGCCGTTGGTTACCTGTGAAGATTCTTTAGCAAGAGCTGAGCCAGGTCAGCCGAGCAGCTCGCTCATGGCGATGATCTGCTCCGCCACCTGGATCAGTTTCTGCTGGCGGCTCATGGCCTGGCGGCGCATCAGTGTGTAGGCCTCTTCCTCGTTGCAGGCCTTCATTTTCATCAGCAGGCCCTTGGCCAGTTCGATGCGCTTGCGCTCGGCCAACTGCTGGTCGCGGGCGTGCAACTGGGCGCGCAGGGCCTGGTCGCTTTCGAAGCGTGCCATGGCCACGTCGAGGATGGGCTGCAGGCGCTGGGCCTGGATGCCTTCAACGATGTACGCACTGACGCCGGATTTGATCGCCTGGCGCATCACACTGGGGTCGTGCTCGTCGGTAAACATGACGATGGGCCGGGGTTGGTCGCGGCTGACCAGCACCACTTGCTCCATGACATCGCGGCCGGGTGACTCGGTATCGATCAGGATCACATCCGGACGCACCGTTTCGACGCGCGCGGGCAGGTCGATGGTCAGGCCGGACTCGTCGATCACCTCGAAACCGGCCTCTATCAGTGCCGCCTTGAGGCGCCCGACCTTGCGCGGGGTGTCGTTGATCAACAGGATTCGCAACATATCAGTCCTCCTGTCAGCGCAGGGCTTGGCGGCTGGC
This genomic window contains:
- a CDS encoding bifunctional protein-serine/threonine kinase/phosphatase, whose amino-acid sequence is MSLQLSVAQASAIGPRAENQDALRVVTPVAELAASKGYLCALADGVSQCADGGLAARSTLQALALDYYATPQTWGVAQALERLLLAQNRWLQANGGGQPLLTTLSALVFRGQRFTLAHVGDCRVYRWLDDELLRISADHVWEQPGMQHVLKRALGLDQHLVLDFLDGELREGECFLLLSDGVWATLGDHSIRAILREQTDLDLAVTTLVNAAHLAGSQDNASALLVRIDQRGAATLGDALVQLQQWPLPPPLKVGQHFEGWQVECVLAQSRQSLLYRVRDAQQQPWLLKTLPLSRDDDSDAGQALLSEEWFLRRVAGRAFPEVHPASGRQHLYYVMREYPGQTLAELFQHQGPLPLAQWQSIAERLLRAVGLLHRRQILHRDIKPENLLLGDDAELRVLDFGLAYCPGLSEDRAHLLPGTPSFIAPEAFNGERPTAQQDLYSVGVSLYYLLTGHYPYGEIEAFQRPRFNLPVSASRYRPDLPDWLPHSLERAVAADPTQRYETAEEWLLVLEQADRHELSVRPRPLLEREPLKVWRTLALVSLLINLALLYTLYL
- a CDS encoding nitrate/nitrite transporter, with protein sequence MKSSFWKSGHTPTLFAAFLYFDLSFMVWYLLGPLAVQIAADLHLTTQQRGLVVATPILAGAVLRFLMGMLADKLSPKTAGLIGQVIVIAALFIAWKVGIHSYEQALLLGLFLGMAGASFAVALPLASQWYPAEHQGKAMGIAGAGNSGTVFAALLAPVLAAAFGWSNVFGFALIPLILTLIVFAWLARNAPERPKAKSMSDYFKALGDRDSWWFMFFYSVTFGGFIGLASALPGYFNDQYGLSPVTAGYYTAACVFGGSLMRPLGGALADRFGGIRTLLGMYSVAAICIAAVGFNLPSSYAALALFVCTMLGLGAGNGAVFQLVPQRFRREIGVMTGLIGMAGGIGGFALAAGMGAIKQSTGSYQLALWLFASLGVLAWFGLHGVKRRWRTTWGSAAVTAARV
- a CDS encoding ANTAR domain-containing response regulator, producing MLRILLINDTPRKVGRLKAALIEAGFEVIDESGLTIDLPARVETVRPDVILIDTESPGRDVMEQVVLVSRDQPRPIVMFTDEHDPSVMRQAIKSGVSAYIVEGIQAQRLQPILDVAMARFESDQALRAQLHARDQQLAERKRIELAKGLLMKMKACNEEEAYTLMRRQAMSRQQKLIQVAEQIIAMSELLG